The sequence TTTTCTGAAGATGAGAATTTTTTAGTTTATGCACCAACCGAATTGGAGTCCAAGAAGCTTAAAGCTATCGTGAAGGATGATGAAGAGATTTTTGGAGATTCATGTACAAATGGGTCTACTTCTAAGAGCTCTTCTGAATGGAGAAGTTCAATCAATTGTAGAGATTCAGGGACTGAAGAtccattctcttcttcttcaagaagaAGTTGCCCAAAATGGGAGTCCTATACTGTTTTCCAAAAATATGATGAAGAGATGATGTTCCTTGACAGAATTAGTGCACAAAAGCTCCATGAAACAGGTGattttcttgcttcttttcaCAACAAATTAATCCTTTTCATTCTGTAATCTTAATTAAAACACATTTTCAGAATCACTTAGATCCATCAAAGTGTGTCCAAGATCAGTTTCAGAGAGAATTATTCACAAGTTTGCAACAATAAACAAGAGTAGGCGTTCGGATATCGGTCGCAACCCGTATCATGAACTAGAATCTGCTTATGTAGCTCAGATTTGCTTGACATGGGAAGCTCTCAATTGGAATTACATCAACTTCCAACGAAAGAGAGCAGCTCGTCGTCGCGATTTTGATCCAGGGTGCCCTGCTGGTATTGCTCAGCAATTTCAACAGTTTCAAGTTCTTTTACAAAGATACATAGAAAATGAGCCTTATGAACAAGGCAGGAGACCTGAAATCTATGCCAGGATGAGGCTCTTGGCTCCCAAATTGCTTCTAGTACCCGAATATCGAGGTAAATAAGTTTAAGTTATTGATTCTATCATCACTTTTTACTGATAATTCTCTGATACGTTTTGTTAATTCATTGAAGattatgaagatgatgaaaaggatgaAGGTTTTGGCTCAAGAATTTCAACAGCTTCATTTCTTATGATCATGGAGGACGGGATCCGAACATTCATGAGTTTTCTCAAGGCCGATAAGGAGAAACGATGCCAGATTCTCAAAGCCTTCTTCTCAAGAAATCGAAGAGGTTCCATTGATCCTACACTTCTCCATTTGACTAAGAAAGTAAACAAGAAAGTAAGCATTCATTTgtgtgttcaattttttttccgaAAATACTGAAGATCCCAGCATTTTTTGCCTCATTTATCCTAAATATTGAGATGAACGTAATTTTTTTCCGAAAATGCTAAAGATCCCAgtatttttttctcccatttatcCCAGATGTTAAGATGGACGCACATAATCCACGTGAAATCGTGggacgcacatgatccatatgaaatcgtgggTCCCACATGATCTATGTGAAATTGTGGGTCTCATAtaatccatgtgaaatcgtcTGCGTCCGTCCATCCTAGCATTTGGGATAtctaggacaaaaaaaaaacactaggatCTATAAGGTTGTTAttctttttcatttacattACTGAAACTCTATCCACAATTTTCTGATGTGAATTCCTGTGTACAGAAAAAGATGAAACTTAAGGATCTTCGCCGGGCTCGAAACTGCATAAGGAAGAGAAGATTAACAGTGGATGAAGAGATGGAGATCTTGATGGGTCTAATAGACCTCAAACTTGTTTCTAGGGTTCTAAGAATGAGTGATTTAGGTGGAGAACAAATGCACTGGTGTGAAGAGAAGATGAGCAAAGTGAGAGTCTCGGATGGGAAGCTCAAAAGAGATTCCTCAACACTTTTCTTCCCATCACATTGAACCCACCATAACACTAATTGCTGCTTTGATGACTAGATCAGCAATGTATTGCACACACAAAAGGATATATTCCAGGACTAGCCTTCTTGATAGAAAATCCAATGTATAAATTCCATAACTATGGTAATTTGGACCCAGAAAGTTATGGCATGTCAGATACATTATGATGCATCAAAATCATCTTTCAGTAGTACGGATCTCAGTATTTTTTATTCCGGATATTCTCAATATTGAGATGGATGCACacaatttcacatgaatcatgtaaCCCGCGAATTCACATGAATTATGTGAATCCATTTCGACATTTAggatagttgagacaaaaataCTGAGATCCTTAACATTATTTTCAATCATCTTTTGAATGCTTGCAACAGATGGCTCTGATGTATGATGAGAAGGCCTACATGTGGGCATGACATGGACTTTGGAGATATGAAATCTTAGAAAGTAAGGAGTGGTGGCCATTAGAGAGATCTTTGCATGAAGACTGAAAAGTAGGGGAAAGACCAGAGACAAAGTAAGGAATGAAGAAGATAGAGACAGAGGCAAGAATTGCTTTAGTTACTTTATTTAGCTTTTATCTTATTCATTAGTTCATGGATAATGGATTTGAGCTGAGTCAAAAGAAGAGCAGAGCAAATGCTGCTACACACTGGcgcttaaaaagaaaaaaaagagtagtgGCTGGTCAGAAAATATATGTATTGTAGCCTAATGTAACCCCCCACCGAAAAAGCAGTAAAATGTAGGTAgaagaggagattttcatgatTTGGATTACCAGATATGAGACTTTTCAGAGAATCTTGgctcatatatataaatatggttAGTTAGTAGCACATTATatctacatatatgtgtgtaaatATACGGAGTATTATGTAGCCAACTTAtgttgtttttagtttttattttttatggcaCAGTGAATTCACGCACATGCAAGACACTCACAGATATACACAAATATGTTGTTCGCGAGATTGAAACCCCACATCTTGATAGATTAGCCAACTGAGCTGAGCACCGCGACATGTTGTAGCCAACTTATGTAACATAGATCCACTTCAGTGATAGTTTAGTGATGAATCTCTTTGGGGCAAAATCGTATGGACTCGAAGGTACTAAGTTCGATTCCTACAAGGGgcaatacccttgtggccaCACACTGGACTTTGGACGAACTTACCATGTCGTCAAGTGATAAATTTTTGTTCATGTAGGACTAACGACCtgagtttaggttcatatcgaatgttcaaaggaCAAATTTGTGTAGTCTATATAGAGGTGTACATGTTTGTAATATTAATCTGCAACAATtatgaaacaaaattaaaattattacaAAGCCCATTAGCTGTTATTGTCATTTGCTATGTTAGCCCATTTGTCTGATGCTCTGATGGGCCGGACCCAGCCCAAACTTGATTTGGCCTGATTGAGACGCGAGTCGGGCtgcttaattattattaatcgACTCCTACTAGTGCTTCTTAACGAGAACAGGCCGTACGTGTTACTAATGTTTATACTTAATTGGTTGTCtcgtctttattttttttaaacgggagaGGCGGGATTCGAACCTTGATCATCATGATGACACACACCGTCTGTACCACTCTAACTAGTGTCTCGAGCGTGTCTCGTCTTAATTTTACTGTTGGTTACATGATACGATATATTGATATGGCACTAGCTTTAGTCCAATAATGAAAAGTTGATGATACTAATTATGTTGGTTTTTTGTCATATGAGTATTAAGACAACGATCTATGACTAATACTAAGTGGAAAtataacaaaacaaaatgaagaGAAACAAAACTAGGAAACCCTAGATTAGATTTTTTACTTTGAATCTCAATGGAAAGGACAAATTCACGCGCATAGAGAATAACAACATTATGCATGCATAATATTATATGAAAGTAGATAATGATTTATTTTGTATTATTGAATATTCATAACAATAGGGTTATTTCCACTAATACTATGGTATTCTACATTCTAtcacaaaatttaaaatcatATTCAATGCCATATATTTTATTTCCTTATAAAGGGCGttcattttgacattttgttaTATCTACCATTAATTGTGAAATGATATTACCATTGCAAAGATAAAAGGAAAACATTTAtatcaaaatatttataaaaaaagaaaaaaagaaaatgtctATGAATTAAATtgagttcaattctcattgGGAGTAATATATTTGGAGCCACGTGCTAGAATTTAGCTCATCTTACTTTGTTGGAAATTTTTATCCGGTGGGCCTAAGGCCCGAGTTTATGCATATAATGAATGTCTAAGGGCAAACTTTTATGATATCATTCTGGGTTAGAAAAAATGTTTATGAGTTAACAAAATTATTATTAGGAGAAGAGAGAATGAAAAGCATATAGCTAGAAGCAATGTATCCCTAGGTGTGTGTTCGATTAGATCTTTGAGATTCGATATCTACATCTAGTGTTTAATGTCTCgattataatttttaataaattatcaaataattaaataaaaaagaaaaacaggaaGCAATttatcaaaaacttcaaaatataaaaaacgaATAAATACTCCCTCTGTCCCATTTTAATTATCCTCTATTCATTTTTGGAATGTCCCAAAATGCAtgtccatttcaattaattaaaactaatttcattcatttttctcatcttatcattatttacccttaaattgaaaagctgatggagtgaattcccaatgagtcattgacatcttaattgtcctctataaatgagggtataaatgtcaaattgaagggagtaatgcaatttcttaaactgtgtgtaaaattgaagggaacaattaaaatgggacgaagggagtaaaacaaaacaaaaagtgCACGTGCCTATATCACGTGGATTAGATCTTTTTCTCGCTTTCTCTCCTCTTATCTTTGTTATCTATCAAGTTAAATAGTAAGATCGGACGGTTGACAGACCTCCCACAAAACGCAAAGTTAATATATCTGACCACACAGGAGCACTGCTCGTGCTGGTTTCGCTATGAATACTCAAAGCcaatctcatctctctctctttctgggTGTTGTCTTCTCCTCCTTGAATTCTTCCTCCTTGGACGACAGGCCTCCGCTACCAGTACCAAGGCAGAGCCGCCCaggtctctttctttctctctctcttagcGTCAGagttgcagttttttttttaaaatttttaaattgatCTAAAAAGTTGTATTCTTTTGTATGTTTATCGATCAGTGATTAAAATACAGAGCTTGAAAGGATGAGTAAGTGGATGTACAACGAGAGGAGGAGCGCCGGCGGCGTGGTCGTTGCCGTATGTGAGGAGGAGAGGAGTAGGATGGTGGAGCCGGTGGTTTGCCCAAAGCCTCGAAGATTGGGCGTCTTGAATCCATCCATCAAAAGATGTGCTCTTAAGTATGTTTTTTTGTCTCACTCACTTCAATCTCTCTATGAATATAGTTGTGATGCTTTTGATTTGGATTTAATTTGGTTTTGTCCTTTAATTGGGTGCAAATCCAGTCAAGAAGTAGAGATCGGTGATGCAAAAGCGGGGACAGAGCTGCTGGATATGATTCTAACTAAGGTTAATCTCTCATAAAACCTTGTTTATACAGGCCAAGGTTTTTGCTTTAACTGTTGTCTCCTGCAAATTAAATCCATccatgttttctttcttcttcttcttcttttttaatcctTTTGAGTTGCTCAAATTCTTGTATTCATGAACAATAAGAAAGTTTTGCTGGAATTAGGGATGTAGTTTCATATATAATGTTCTGGAATAAAGTCCAATCCTTTAAAGCTCATTGTTTTTGGGTTCAAGATGACTTCTTTCTGCTTTTGGTTTGAGGGGCTGAAATTCTTGTCTTTGATGAATCAGGGAAGCTATGGTGGAGATAAATCCACTAACCATGTGGCTTTATCGCCTCCGGCCTTCTATTGCGGATCACCACCAAGCAGAGCATCAAACCCTGTGATCCAAGATGCTCAATTTGGCAGTGAAAAGGTCACTACATTGTCTATATCCCCTGCATCTCCATCGCCTTCCTCTAGATGCACCCGAATGAAATTTGGGCACAAACAGGCTGCAGTGAGGGTTGAAGGGTTTGATTGTCTCAGCAGAGATCAGAGAAATTGCAGTAGCATCTCTGCTGTTGCTTAGGcaatcaaatcaaaagaacTCAGaaaataattaacttcaaatttTGTCCAGAAGAGAATAAAGCTATGGTTTTCAAGTTCTAGTGTTCCTCCACTGTTGTTGTATTGTATATACATGGGAGTTTTCATGTTGAGTCTTCTAAATTTTTGTGTAAATATGATGATGAAGTTGATGAGTGGAATTTTTCAAGAATAAATGGCAGGAGAAATAGAGATGTCTTGTTGGTAGGTCAAGAGTTGTTGAGACTTTGTTGGAGGGTTTAATGGATGTAGTTTCCTTTTAGTGTTTCTGTTTTGTCATTCTAATCATCCTCTTTTGTAATTGTAAATTGGAGCAAGAAATGCTGATTACTGTCTTATTCTGCAAGATATGTGAAGAAGATTTGATGAGAGTCGATCCATTCAATATTTCTGCCTACTTAAGTGAAAGGAATCGACAATGATCAcgcagcggaataataaaaattttcgattcctaatccgaGGATTTGTTTAAAAACTAcattcgattatgggtttagaatagttacccttgtagcgcgcctttcgtgctgtcgaagcatacaacgaacacgaactttctgatcgtgcctctacggtatccacacgaacgatgcaatcttcgtgtacgtctcacgtccaccaacgaaactcacgagccctccggttgctagaccgaaacgaacccgtcgtcttcaaatccgattcaacaccttgaatcagtATAGTGAGCAAAATAGGAGACCACCCTTTGAAAGACTTTCAGCTTTACTCTTGAAAAACTCACGTATGACTTATCTATTTTCACAAAACGTCTCCTCACTTAAAAACTAtctttctatatatacatatatatatatattccaaatcctgttatgtttatatatatatatatatatatatcggataacatatatatatatatatataacgttcaaaccatttttttgtttgatatatatatctctatatATCTATCCgtaacgtgtgtgtatatatatatatatatatatatctttatatatatatacataaagaaattgagatcaaatagaattccaaaatgTTTGAGTGCTACTCAAAAACTTCTCTTGGTTTTTAGAAATTTCTtaataccaaagtcaaaatatcaTAGTCCAACTAGGACTGAAaaatgctcacattaaatatgaaattcatctcatgaattttacgttccgtattgcttaccattcttagtgtgcgaccctgtaggttcccgtaatgttggtagtaattataaaatcctattttagaattacaagcagtgagtgatgtctagcaacatatcactgctacccaaattacgagaaagtcaatgTTTCGACTCAACCTTTACCGCGACTAATGTTACCGTGTTGTAAATTCCTTTTATCCTCGATGTCTAgattgaacacgagacatggatatgtcaccctcgtatagctcaatcaatgtttcctgattcccgaataagctaatcgaaacaaatgacattgatatcattatatcaactcatttgagcatggccatgcatttatcagctctattcaatcaagaggccttagatatcaatctcgtgttatgagaaggacaaattccatcttgatcactcacatccctctacataatttattatacacctgatcaccacctttatagccaccttgttaagggcaacgtttgatagtgtcaaaatgaacaatttcttatgtcgggaacaatggtgatctcaggtcgaaggactacaaaacaccattatcacaatgaaattatttatgacatccataacacgatccatgtaatgatttcatgatgggtcgatccagtacataaattctccaatttatgtacctacatgttgacttaatatcatatattaatcaagcacatattagcctctacacattattgtcgtccctgttaacaataatatttggctaaggacatttaagaatatacattatattctagggacattattacaataattcatactacacaaatataaataattgcaataactaaaaataactttattaataaaatatccatgataatataatgtgctaaagaatcatcatatgattcatatgattgactttagtgcacactctccaacaTTAAGCTCAATTAATGCCTTGGTTGATGGTGTTGACATTTGTGTGGTTGGCAAGAGAATGATAAGATGAGTCTTTTTGTTTGAGACTTGACAGAATGGGGTCTAAAAAAATGGCTGAAAAGGCTTTCAAAGGGAGTGGCACTGGTTATTGATTGCATAAGCAATGTGATGTGGTTGGGCTTGAGTTAGGGATTGAAAGGTCAGCATGCAGTTTCTGTTAGGTATACATGTCGTGTAGCAAATATCAAACCAGCATTGCATATGCTCAGGTGCCTTGAGGTTTTTGTATCTTTTATCATTTCATCATGCATTGTCAACTGTAAAATGTCAATAATGGATCATTTgattgagatggtgaacttgatcgCATTAATTCTTAGCGCAAGCAGGATAtcatgagttcaagtctcatcaCCCAAGAGTATTTTCATTAGCGCAAGTGTAGGTTTGATGTTATATAACTAGTTTACAAGGAAATATATCATATGCTCCTGTCAGTGGAGGTGGGAATTTAAGGTCATCAAAGCATATTGTGTTTAGCATGGACAAAACAACGGGTCGTTGACTGAGATGATGAATTTGACCCCGATAATTCTTAGCGCAAATAGGAGATCGTGAGTCTAAGCCCCATGAGTCTTCCATGTGGCTCGGAGTTTAGGAGTCTGATTGCACATTACCCTTGCTATATCTATGGTCACTGTCAGATCTCCATTACACATATCCATGACCAAGGTTATATGCACTTATGCAGATATACATTCATCCATATTTATACACAACTATTTccattacaatttacaatttcgtaattacataagaaagaatttaaacaactaaaaaaagaatttaaacacaaatataaATTTACTCATTCTGTCATTCATATAATTATTAAGGCAGTACAACAAATTAAGTGAAACTGAAACACACATAGTAATAGTACCAAGCCAATGCAAGTTACAAGATCTTATTCGTTTTCCAGTACACAAACTGACtgagatgagaaaaaaaaaaaaacatacatttaTTGAGAAGTCGCATGCAGTTACTCTTACTACTAGAGTAGAGTTGCAACAGGATATCCTATGGTTTGATTCTCTGTACAATTATTATAAGTTGTTCGACAATTTAAAAGATGTCCAGTCCTGTTGAAGCATACAAGTTAATCCATCGCTGTCTTCCTTGCAAAAGATTTGAATGTCTACCCCCAAATGTTGTTTAATGGCAGATGCTTCATATCCATACTCATCACTAGGAGTTATTCCGGCTGACAAATTTTACATATATACTCAATAAACAATATATAatggacaaatttttttataaaaaaaaaaaatacttttttttttcttatgagtTAGGCGTGTGGGGCTTGGTTTTATAAAGGGGAGAGAATCTACACATtcttttttcgatgtgggatctcTTGTTAATAGAAAACATTatgaaatcaaatatatatacatatatatataattaccatTTTCTAGGATTCTTTTCACTCTAAATTGCCTGGCAAAAGTTATAGCAGTGTTGAAATAATAGAAAGGATTGTTGGGATGTTCATGACACTTTCCATGTTCCTTCCATTCATATTTCCAAGTCTTTTCATTCCATTGCGTCCTTGAAAGTAGGTTCTCGTTGAACTTATAGATATTTGGCCAATATCTATCCATTTCTTGTAATATGGGTTGTAACAGAGTTCCCTGGTTTGTTTGAACCAAAAACAATTATATATCAATTACGACTAGcttatttttcacaacttataaatgCTACCGAACGGAGCGGAGCGGTGGATTGATGCCTGTagagaaacaaaatgaaatgaTACTCGCATTAACTTGGTCTTCGTTTGTTGGTTGGATGGTGGTGCATCCAGTTGTGTTAAACCGAGGGATTACAAAATTGACCCATACATAGGCCAAACACTCTGGATAACGAAATAATCTGGAACTGGCAAGTGACAAGTATACAAGTTCTCTCTACAAAATGACTCAGCCCATCTGAAGACGATCTTGTAGTATTCATATTCCCCCCTTCTTCTCGCATCTGCACACAATGGTAAGAGCACGATTGTGGTGGCAAGAATGCAAAAAATTGCAGAGCCAACTGAAGATTTTCCACCCATTTTAATTCTCTCTATGAAATGATTTCTGTGATCGATCGAGCCTTTTATAGCATGAAGCACTGCAATGAATGTTGTTAATTAGTATCTAGGGTTTTCCGTATTATTTTCATGGATTTCTTGAAAGAAAGGTCActttataaaatttgttttgttttatttgttatatAGATTCCATGTATGACAGACAAAGTTAGTGAAAGCTTCCAAGGTAAACCTACCTAGTATTTACAACAGCTTGCAATGAATTTTTAGTTTCCTTTGTTTCCAACGACTCCTGCCAGCCCTAGCTCGGATTAGTTAAGAAACCACCTCGACTACCCACCATTTGAACAAAACAACTAAGATAGATACGTCTTAGATCGAACACTAACATCAGATTATCTAAACATATATAGTTTTTCTCTATTTTAgagaataaatatataaataattggttaaaaaaaattccatcaGATTACCTACGTGTTACCTGTTTTACATGTgacataaaattaatattaatgacAAAATTAGGTTGATAAAActccttcaaaaaaaataaatacaagaagACATAGTTTGTGGGTTGGTGAGTAAAATATAAgtagaaaaatcaaaaaatgcCATTGATCTTTCCAAGCATTTTTCACCATGAAAACTTACTGGCCGATGGTTATTATTGTGTTGTTTGGTCCTAGAAAATTATTTGGATATTTGTGTTTAACCTTAAGAACTTATTTGGATGTTTATGTTTAACATTAAGGATTCCTAGCATGACATTTTTTGCAAATGAAGGCAAGTTTTTTTCCTTGGAAAGAGTGGGTAAACATTATCTTCAATAAAATAGCTAAAATATTATGTTATTAATGTAGTAATTGTACATATGAATAGCATGTgagaattaaaaataaataaataaaggaggGATAAGATGATCCAAATAAGATTATCTAAAAGTTCTTTCTCTATTTTAGAGAACCacttgcatcagtttctctACACTGATGATGCATGTAAGTATTTTAGATAATAGAAAATTCAATTTAGATCTGAGTAAAAAACCAATTGCATCAAAATTTGTTAGAGTTCTGTATAATGGATAACTTGAGTATTGATTATCTACAAGTAGATAATCACCATTGCATTATGaactattaaaataatattatttttatatctCCTCTCTCCTGCATCCCACCCctcttaaataatataaaattaataaagaaaaattaatatgtTAATGAagtaaatattataataaagaTACTCATGTGTGATCGTTAAATAGAGAAactgtaaattgtcaaaaaaaaaatggtgtttgAGGAGGTAATATAGAAAATCGGTTAAGAGACACTGATGCAAAGTGTGAAAAAATAGTCACCACATTAAGGCCTTGcacaatatttattttatgataattattaggggtggcaaaaaatcggTCCTGAGTTGGTTTTGGATCGTACAACtgcacgtgtttacgaaatatttacatgttcaaaCCCTAACCGGAATGAATTTCAGACGAACTTAATTGACCGTACtcgaattggtttaaattcggacaagtAAATTGGACAATTACCTAATCCGGGTTAGGATCCGCAGaagtaaatcagacaagatTTTCGCGTTTGGACCCATACCCATATTTAAATCAGACAaaatttttgcttttggaccCAAATTTCATACGTATAACTTGTGTCCAAACTTATTTAATCCGAAtcggacaaattcaatcatccggACCAAACAAAATTCTGCTACCGACCCCTAGTAATACCCCGTCTTCCCACTCGAACTCATGGTAATAGAAGAGTGAGTATCCAACTTACTAACTAAATTAAATGGTAACTTTTACGGGGAACGACAAAGATTGAatggtttttgtttgtgttgattCTAGTGGTGGTCCTGGTGGACCTTATGTGTGATGCCTAAGAAAACATTCGAGGAATGGGCCTTGTCACTTTCTCAGTGTATTGCAGGATTATAAGCCCAAAATAGACGGCCCATAACAGAAAAAAAAGCCCAAGAAAGAAAGATCTCCCTCTTTATCCGCCATTTGATCCTCCGAAGTCTGAACTTAACGAACTCTCGTCCACCCACTTCCTTTCCTTCCATGGCTCTCTCCATAACAGCCACTACAAGCAGTAGCAGAGCCGAGATCCTCTACAACAGCCCCACCAAGCAATCCTACGTCGCCTTCCCCGTTCGCTTCCACGTCATATTACCTCTCTCGCACCGTACAGGACCACCATTGCACATAGTTTCAGCGAAGAAATTCTCCTCCCGGACTGAACGATCTGACCGAAATAATCGGCGCTTGACTACGACCACGGACCAAGAAGACAGGAAGGCTGCCGATTTTGAAACATTTGAGGCCGAGAGTGGAATTGGAATTGATGATGGTTTTGTCATGCCGGTGCTCCCTGGAAAAGAACCAGACTTTTGGGAGGGTCCGCAGTGGGATGGACTTGGATTCTTCGTGCAGTATATGTGGGCTTTTGGGATTCTTTTCTCTGTACGTATCTTTTATCTCTCTTTGCCTGCCATTGATGTTTCTGGTGTTTTCTTTAGTTTTTGCTATTTTGGGTCTGCTTAGTTGAATTAatgtttattgttttgattAGTGTTTGATGATT is a genomic window of Tripterygium wilfordii isolate XIE 37 chromosome 16, ASM1340144v1, whole genome shotgun sequence containing:
- the LOC119980437 gene encoding uncharacterized protein LOC119980437; its protein translation is MSKWMYNERRSAGGVVVAVCEEERSRMVEPVVCPKPRRLGVLNPSIKRCALNQEVEIGDAKAGTELLDMILTKGSYGGDKSTNHVALSPPAFYCGSPPSRASNPVIQDAQFGSEKVTTLSISPASPSPSSRCTRMKFGHKQAAVRVEGFDCLSRDQRNCSSISAVA
- the LOC119981166 gene encoding uncharacterized protein LOC119981166; the encoded protein is MALSITATTSSSRAEILYNSPTKQSYVAFPVRFHVILPLSHRTGPPLHIVSAKKFSSRTERSDRNNRRLTTTTDQEDRKAADFETFEAESGIGIDDGFVMPVLPGKEPDFWEGPQWDGLGFFVQYMWAFGILFSIIACGIAVATYNEGASDFKETPAYKESIQSQELLEEPDASSSDVFESNPTEVAPSLE
- the LOC119980678 gene encoding ribonuclease S-F11-like; protein product: MGGKSSVGSAIFCILATTIVLLPLCADARRRGEYEYYKIVFRWAESFCRENLYTCHLPVPDYFVIQSGTLLQPILQEMDRYWPNIYKFNENLLSRTQWNEKTWKYEWKEHGKCHEHPNNPFYYFNTAITFARQFRVKRILENAGITPSDEYGYEASAIKQHLGVDIQIFCKEDSDGLTLHITLVMDMCNGDLTVTIDIARLTMHDEMIKDTKTSRHLSICNAGLIFATRHVYLTETAC
- the LOC119981402 gene encoding uncharacterized protein LOC119981402 codes for the protein MPCSKETLAWLFYNASSSLLLLLLLLFLYFSITFLLKLLHFIGSYPIIQRTQNDFDYIFSEEEEEEEEVEDNNNYFHVESTAESIPFVSNNINHYLHRQYDSCEELPETLHDPVIEELQDGSFGGSDEQFSSANGDDLSPSSESVQDGADVVEQEIPKRYADSLHNFVQNKDCPTLPTSIDHQPKSGFMDNDKNRDDYSDDPKYEKTKVDSNFSEDENFLVYAPTELESKKLKAIVKDDEEIFGDSCTNGSTSKSSSEWRSSINCRDSGTEDPFSSSSRRSCPKWESYTVFQKYDEEMMFLDRISAQKLHETESLRSIKVCPRSVSERIIHKFATINKSRRSDIGRNPYHELESAYVAQICLTWEALNWNYINFQRKRAARRRDFDPGCPAGIAQQFQQFQVLLQRYIENEPYEQGRRPEIYARMRLLAPKLLLVPEYRDYEDDEKDEGFGSRISTASFLMIMEDGIRTFMSFLKADKEKRCQILKAFFSRNRRGSIDPTLLHLTKKVNKKKKMKLKDLRRARNCIRKRRLTVDEEMEILMGLIDLKLVSRVLRMSDLGGEQMHWCEEKMSKVRVSDGKLKRDSSTLFFPSH